A stretch of Bordetella genomosp. 13 DNA encodes these proteins:
- a CDS encoding sigma-54-dependent transcriptional regulator, which yields MTLPADHASSATAPPLPSGCPVVLIDDDVDLLRATAQTLALHGYEVHAHADAQQALEQLDDAYPGVVVTDVRMPGMDGLELFRRVRGIDAEIPVLLITGHGDIGMAVQAMRDGAYDFLAKPYPADMLLAAVGRAAEKRRLLLENRRLRQAALESEFDDLAFIGATPAMQRIKSMLRHVASADVDVLIEGETGTGKEVVATVLHKLSPRRDHPLVAINCGALPETVIESELFGHEAGAFTGAQKKRIGRIEHASGGTLFLDEIESMPPSAQVKLLRVLENRQVAPLGTNEVRDVDLRVVAAAKVDLGDAAVRAQFQFRDDLYYRLNVVTVPLPPLRERRDDIPLLFAHYVGQAARRFRREIPPMSAAVRAHLERHDWPGNIRELAHYAERFVLGVLPAEAQADDQPEEAPLPLNRRVERYEAQLIRQALAENSGDVRATLQALGLPRKTFYDKLRKHGIDRQSYAEPTPSGTRSDRADD from the coding sequence ATGACATTACCCGCTGACCACGCATCCTCGGCGACTGCGCCGCCTCTTCCATCCGGCTGTCCCGTCGTGCTTATCGACGACGACGTCGATTTGCTGCGCGCCACGGCGCAAACGCTGGCCTTGCATGGATACGAGGTGCACGCCCATGCCGACGCACAACAGGCCCTGGAACAGCTCGACGATGCCTATCCCGGCGTGGTGGTGACAGACGTACGCATGCCTGGCATGGACGGCCTGGAACTCTTTCGCCGCGTGCGCGGCATCGACGCCGAGATCCCCGTCCTCCTCATCACGGGTCATGGCGACATTGGCATGGCCGTGCAGGCCATGCGCGACGGCGCCTACGACTTCCTGGCCAAGCCCTATCCGGCGGATATGCTGCTGGCCGCGGTGGGCCGCGCCGCGGAGAAGCGCCGCCTGCTGCTCGAGAACCGGCGACTGCGCCAGGCGGCGCTGGAATCCGAGTTCGACGATCTCGCCTTCATCGGCGCCACGCCTGCCATGCAGCGGATCAAGAGCATGCTGCGCCACGTCGCCAGCGCGGACGTGGACGTACTGATCGAAGGCGAAACCGGCACCGGCAAGGAAGTCGTCGCCACCGTGCTGCACAAGCTCAGCCCGCGCCGCGACCATCCGCTGGTCGCCATCAATTGCGGAGCCCTGCCCGAGACGGTGATCGAAAGCGAGCTGTTCGGCCACGAGGCGGGCGCTTTCACCGGCGCCCAGAAGAAGCGCATCGGCCGCATCGAGCACGCCAGCGGCGGCACGCTGTTCCTGGACGAGATAGAGAGCATGCCGCCCTCGGCGCAGGTGAAGTTGCTGCGCGTGCTGGAAAATCGCCAAGTGGCGCCTTTGGGCACCAACGAGGTTCGCGACGTGGACCTTCGAGTGGTTGCCGCGGCGAAGGTGGACCTGGGTGACGCCGCGGTCCGCGCCCAGTTCCAGTTCCGCGACGACCTGTACTATCGATTGAACGTCGTCACGGTGCCGCTGCCGCCGCTGCGCGAGCGCCGGGACGACATCCCCCTGCTGTTTGCCCACTACGTGGGCCAGGCCGCGCGCCGCTTCCGGCGCGAGATTCCACCCATGTCGGCCGCCGTGCGAGCTCATCTGGAACGGCATGACTGGCCCGGCAATATCCGCGAACTGGCGCATTACGCGGAGCGGTTCGTGCTGGGCGTATTGCCCGCTGAGGCGCAAGCGGACGACCAGCCCGAAGAGGCGCCCCTCCCCCTCAACCGGCGCGTCGAACGGTACGAGGCGCAGTTGATCCGCCAGGCGTTGGCCGAAAACAGCGGCGACGTCCGCGCCACATTGCAGGCGCTAGGCCTGCCCCGCAAGACCTTCTACGACAAGCTGCGTAAGCATGGGATCGATCGGCAGTCGTATGCCGAGCCGACGCCGTCTGGAACCCGCTCCGACCGCGCGGACGACTGA